AGCTTCACACAATACAAACAGCAATATGAAGTGGCCAGACAAGTTAATATTGAAGATACTTTCGATATTCACCTGGCTGCTGTCAAAAAACAACAACGTGTTTTTAAAAGCGTATTGAAGCTGGATAAAAACTTTCACATCTATATTCATGGCAGAAGAGACCTGATTGAAAAAGGTTACGATGAAATGAGTGGGAAGCATTTTTATAAGATATACTTCGATGAAGAGAATTAGGGAAAAGCTACAAGCAGCAGGCTTCGAGCTACAAGGTATTTGCTTGAAGAAAACAGCTTATATTTATTCTTTAAAGCTTTCCATATGAATACAACAAGAAGATCCTTTCTGAAAAACACAGGTTTTGCTGCAGCAGCAGTTGCATTATTACCCAACAGCCTATTAGCCGCTGGCAATATCAAAATGCTGACAGGTGTTCAGTTGTATTCTGTGCGTGAAGCGATGCGTAAAGATCCGTTGGGCACTTTGAAAGCCTTGTCTGACATGGGCTATCGCTATGTTGAACATGCCAACTATGTGAATCGAAAGTTTTATGGATACACAGCTAAAGAATTCAAAAAGATATTAGCTGATCTTGGTATGCAAATGCCCAGCGGACATACCGTTATGGGTAAACAACATTGGGATGCCGGTAAAAAAGAATTTACAGACCTCTGGAAATATACCGTTGAAGATGCAGCTGAAGTTGGACAAGAGCTGGTGATCAGTCCATGGTTAGATGCTGATCTTCGCAAGACGCTGGATGAGATGTTGGCATACATGGAAGTCTTCAACAAGAGTGGCGAGCTCTGTAAAGCTGCAGGCATGCGTTTCGGTTATCATAACCACGATTTTGAATTTACAGCCAAACTCAATGGCATGACCGTATATGATATCATCTTAAAAAATACGGATCCATCTTTAGTGGTACAACAATTAGACATGGGTAACCTGTACCATACTGGTGTAAATGCATTAGAAATTGTACATAACTATCCCGGACGTTTTGTTTCTGTACACGTAAAGGATGAGACCAAAACAGCTGATGGTAAATCATTTGAAAGTACCATACTTGGAAAAGGTGTAGCCAATACCAAAGCCATTACTGACCTCTGCAAATCAAAAGGAGGAACCCTTCATTTTATCATTGAGCAAGAAGCTTATCAAGGCGTGGATCCTATTGAATGTGTAAGACAAGATTTAGCAGTGATGAAGCAGTGGGGGTATTGAGAGGCCTGTGAGTTTTGAGTTACATGCAACAAGCTTCAAACTTCAAGGAACAAGGGTAGATGTTGGCTTGCTGATCAATAGGAGAATTGAGTTTAGTAAACGCATCAGCATCGAGACTCTTCTGCGTGATCATAAAAATCTGTGGCCTATAAAACACACTATTCAAAAGAAAAAAGATTTACTTCAATAATTTGTAGATATGGATATTGCCGCACATAATCGGGTAATACATATTGATCATGATCACGGAAAGCTGCCACTTTTATTCTTTGAGATAAGAGTTTTTCCATATCTGCTTTAGATGGCCACCAATGATACGCAGTGATTGATGGATTGTAAAACATAACGTTTTTATCGTCATGACTATTCATATTGATCACTACTTTGGTATCAGCATCTATGTATTTAGACAAATCTTTATATACCCTTGCATTCTCGATACGCTTATTTCTATCTGTATTTTCTTTTGAAAAGTATCCCGTGTAAAACTGAATATTCATAATCCCCAAAGCTGTTACGATAGCTGTAATAGGAAATAAGTATTTAAATCTTTCAAAATTCAAGACTTTATCAATCACAACTGCAACATAAATGAACCCGATAGGTGCCACAAAAAAGAAAAAGCTTTCCATTTTTGTTTGCACAATAAAAGAAAAAAAGATAAATGTGAACAGAAAGTTGATCGTCAATGCGCGGGCTAACTTTGTATTCAAAAGCTTGTCTTTCAAAGTAAATAGTATTCCCGGCAATATCAGCCAGTATATGAAATAGCCGAAATACTGATCAAATAAATGGAGATAATAATACCAGGTGCCGCTATGTCCTTCTAAAGCTTTTGACAAGTGTTGCGTATTGTATGTAAGCTCATAGGCAGCTTCTTTAGGAAATGCCGTATGAATATATATCTGCCATGGAATAAAAACAATAAAGCAGATAAAAAGCGCCCATGAAAAATGAAGTACAGATTTTTTATTTCGGAATTCTTTAAATACTACAATTAAAAATGCCCATCCAAGAAATACTAATAAACCCGTTAACCATTTATTGAGTATAGCAGCCCCGGCAAAGCAGCCCATCCAAAAAGCCCATTTCATAGTAGGTTCTTTGAGATATTCAGCAAAAGCCCAAAGACTACATAAAATATAAAATTGATGAGCAATATCATTATGATCTGTTGTTTGTATGCCTGCTATCGTTTTAATCTGAAAGCAAGAGAACGTCATCATGACAGCTACGAGTGTACTTATTCGTTGATTTTGGTTGGAAAATAACCATGCAATTCTATGTGCAAGTAATATCATAAGACTCCCCATTATTATACTAGGAATCCGAAATGTCAATTCTGAAATTCCAAAAATCTTCATGCTCAGTGCCATTTGCCACATAAATAATGGCTGCTTATGAACCCAAATATTATTCGACCACCAATGGGTATAATCATACGGAAGTATTGGGTTAACCAAAAGCATGGGCTGAAATGGATACTCCATCATATTCTTTGCTACCAATGCATGAAAACGCTCATCCCATGGATGCAAGAAGGGATCAGCAGCAGCCATTATCCATCGAACCACCAACCCTACTATGAATAACAAAAAAATCCAGGGGTGATTTCGAATGTAGTTGCGAATTGAAGATATCATGGCATTAAATTAAAGCAAATCAGTAATAGTTTTTCATAGATAAAATTTAGCTTTCGCTAATGGTAGTCACGTAACCAATATAATCATCAAAAAGCTTCTTTATATTTGGTATTACTCAAAACCAATACCATGCGATTACTGCTTTGCCTTCTGCTCCTTTCCTCCTTTAGTTATGCGCAAAACTTTACTCCCACCGAAATACAGCGCTGGGAGAAACAAGCGAAAAATATAACCATCATTAAAGATACCTGGGGCATCCCGCATATTTATGGTAAAACAGATGCGGATGCTGTATTTGGTCTACTCTATGCGCAATGCGAAGAAAACTTTTCGCGTGTTGAAAGAAATTATCTGGAAGTACTCGGTCGACAAGCAGAAGCAGATGGAGAACGCATGTTGTACGCCGATTTACAAATGCGTCTGATCGTAGACAGTGCTGAAGCTATTAAAGATTATAACAACAGTCCGGATTGGTTCAAAAAGTTATTGAACGCTTTTGCTGATGGTGTCAACTACTATTTGTACAAACATCCGCAAACAAAACCAAAAGTATTGACTCGCTTCGAACCTTGGTTTCACCTCATGTTTACGGATGGCAGTGTCTCTGCTACTCGTACCGGTGGTATCGCATTGGAAGAAGTAAGAAATTTTTACAACGGTAATAAAAATGCAAGCGCCTATCAACCCGTGAGTCACCAAGATGTTGAAACACGTGGCTCTAACGGTTTTGCCATTGCGCCTAAACTCACTAATAGTGGCAATGCCATTTTATATAT
Above is a genomic segment from Sediminibacterium sp. KACHI17 containing:
- a CDS encoding glycosyltransferase family 39 protein, with protein sequence MEYPFQPMLLVNPILPYDYTHWWSNNIWVHKQPLFMWQMALSMKIFGISELTFRIPSIIMGSLMILLAHRIAWLFSNQNQRISTLVAVMMTFSCFQIKTIAGIQTTDHNDIAHQFYILCSLWAFAEYLKEPTMKWAFWMGCFAGAAILNKWLTGLLVFLGWAFLIVVFKEFRNKKSVLHFSWALFICFIVFIPWQIYIHTAFPKEAAYELTYNTQHLSKALEGHSGTWYYYLHLFDQYFGYFIYWLILPGILFTLKDKLLNTKLARALTINFLFTFIFFSFIVQTKMESFFFFVAPIGFIYVAVVIDKVLNFERFKYLFPITAIVTALGIMNIQFYTGYFSKENTDRNKRIENARVYKDLSKYIDADTKVVINMNSHDDKNVMFYNPSITAYHWWPSKADMEKLLSQRIKVAAFRDHDQYVLPDYVRQYPYLQIIEVNLFSFE
- a CDS encoding TIM barrel protein; its protein translation is MNTTRRSFLKNTGFAAAAVALLPNSLLAAGNIKMLTGVQLYSVREAMRKDPLGTLKALSDMGYRYVEHANYVNRKFYGYTAKEFKKILADLGMQMPSGHTVMGKQHWDAGKKEFTDLWKYTVEDAAEVGQELVISPWLDADLRKTLDEMLAYMEVFNKSGELCKAAGMRFGYHNHDFEFTAKLNGMTVYDIILKNTDPSLVVQQLDMGNLYHTGVNALEIVHNYPGRFVSVHVKDETKTADGKSFESTILGKGVANTKAITDLCKSKGGTLHFIIEQEAYQGVDPIECVRQDLAVMKQWGY